A section of the Pochonia chlamydosporia 170 chromosome 2, whole genome shotgun sequence genome encodes:
- a CDS encoding GNS1/SUR4 membrane protein (similar to Cordyceps militaris CM01 XP_006671067.1): MSQQGYLMAAMPDASLFSFPPTNEPTPLSPAPVAASIMRPFNIPDSIYQAALDPKVPLTIAALYAVTAKALNKFNASRNKKAWAMSKTKPFFAFVVLHNVFLAVYSAWTFWGMLGGMRRSIASPFGPGGVAATADSLCRIHGPPGLGGSLYFNDTSSHWDSADPNALLGSLSGDQPSSTQMGRIWNEGLNYYGWIFYLSKFYEVLDTFIILAKGKFSSTLQTYHHAGAMLCMWAGMRYMSAPIWVFVLVNSFIHALMYTYYTLTAFSIKVPMVVKRTLTTMQITQFVTGASYAIVHSFITYVAPITVTKLSTQSVDLPAAPADSTMPTATGALDSFKQFLFGSAALDSVASGVAKESALITETSYVAQPCIPTANETFAIWLNVLYLAPLTYLFVSFFIASYVKRSTANNKIPGKTNRRLSNVTLAEKAGWDAARGIEREVYGGENMVNGHANGHIEAIEEEDETVSKPANGRARRRG, translated from the coding sequence atgtctcaACAAGGATActtgatggcggcaatgCCAGATGCCAGCCTGTTCAGTTTCCCCCCTACCAACGAGCCTACGCCTCTGTCACCAGCGCCGGTGGCTGCGTCCATCATGCGACCCTTCAACATCCCCGACAGCATTTACCAAGCAGCCCTTGACCCCAAGGTGCCTCTCACCATTGCGGCTCTGTACGCTGTGACCGCCAAAGCTCTGAACAAGTTCAATGCCTCCCGCAACAAGAAGGCTTGGGCTATGAGCAAGACCAAGCCGTTCTTCGCCTTCGTTGTCTTGCACAATGTCTTCCTGGCCGTTTACTCAGCGTGGACTTTCTGGGGTATGCTGGGCGGCATGCGACGCAGCATCGCGAGCCCGTTTGGACCTGGTGGCGTTGCCGCTACGGCTGACAGCCTCTGTCGCATTCATGGACCTCCCGGCCTCGGCGGCTCTTTGTACTTCAACGATACCTCTTCTCACTGGGACAGCGCCGACCCCAATGCTCTCCTGGGCAGCTTGAGCGGCGATCAACCCAGCAGCACTCAGATGGGACGTATCTGGAACGAGGGCCTCAACTACTACGGCTGGATCTTCTACCTCAGCAAGTTCTACGAAGTCTTGGACActttcatcatcctcgccaaGGGCAAGTTTAGCTCTACACTACAAACGTACCACCATGCCGGTGCCATGCTTTGCATGTGGGCTGGCATGCGCTACATGTCCGCTCCTATCTGGGTGTTCGTCTTGGTCAACTCGTTCATCCACGCTCTGATGTACACCTACTACACCCTGACGGCTTTCTCGATCAAGGTTCCCATGGTCGTCAAGCGAACACTGACGACTATGCAAATCACCCAGTTCGTCACTGGAGCCTCGTATGCCATTGTGCACTCTTTCATCACCTACGTTGCTCCCATCACCGTCACCAAGCTGTCTACCCAGTCTGTTGATCTGCCAGCCGCTCCCGCCGATTCCACCATGCCCACTGCCACCGGTGCCTTGGACTCGTTTAAGCAGTTTCTCTTTGGCTCTGCTGCTCTGGACTctgttgcgtctggtgtcgcCAAGGAATCTGCTCTCATCACCGAGACTTCCTACGTGGCCCAGCCTTGTATTCCTACTGCCAACGAGACTTTTGCCATCTGGCTCAACGTCCTGTACCTTGCTCCCCTGACGTACCTCTTTGTCAGCTTCTTCATTGCCAGCTACGTCAAGCGCAGCACCGCAAACAACAAGATTCCTGGAAAGACCAACCGCCGCCTCAGCAATGTCACTCTCGCCGAGAAGGCAGGATGGGATGCGGCCCGCGGTATCGAGAGAGAAGTCTACGGTGGCGAGAACATGGTCAATGGCCATGCCAATGGCCATATCGAGGCCAtcgaggaggaagacgagacCGTGTCAAAGCCGGCAAATGGTCGTGCTAGACGACGGGGTTAA
- a CDS encoding WD40 domain-containing protein (similar to Metarhizium acridum CQMa 102 XP_007809442.1) gives MANLLCQASPLCEPSPNGRLVAVLISSTIIVRSTETLQTVHVVKLSPELTGPITSFTWAPSSAKLLVSAGDLIQVFAACDSSFQATIHNPAAPLGGKLPLIRFGARDTEVLACAPFGMKFSVFDLTTSKAVEISNPKFHHPTSASRGFSIRPDTGHIVVLTRVGGKDMVSIHHPLTRQVMKSWYPDTLDAQGIQWTADGQWIVLWESPAQGSRLFVYTGDGHHFRTLDAYGLVPESATDPEFDMHSGIKSCQLSSDAQLCVIGDHTRGITVLQAGIWRSMMRLMHPAAITPRETLQVWQEQVSGGADGRNVHAFFRATQTVSPPSLLDGPKQSTDARLGCSSILFDASSTLLATRLDDSPCTIWIWDLVATELRAALIFHSAVNFAWHPSVRETLLISTQDEKQKGLSYVWDPLSQGPTPLVAEQYLSTTKQSSSKLQVTWLNRETESLELLLSDSHQYVLLSLADTDTGPSPWEAASGGAEFDGPWLAPSSGRDEAESLGSARPIVIAEDISNLDDTFSFRYT, from the exons ATGGCTAACCTGCTGTGTCAAGCCTCTCCCCTTTGCGAGCCCAGTCCCAATGGCCGTCTTGTGGCGGTATTGatctcatccacaatcaTTGTTCGGTCAACCGAAACCTTGCAGACCGTCCATGTCGTGAAACTCTCTCCAGAGCTCACCGGACCCATCACCAGCTTCACCTGGGCTCCTTCGTCGGCCAAGTTACTTGTTTCTGCAGGCGACCTAATACAAGTGTTTGCAGCATGCGATTCTTCCTTTCAGGCCACCATTCACAACCCTGCCGCACCGCTTGGTGGCAAGCTGCCGTTGATCCGATTTGGAGCCCGGGACACCGAAGTGTTGGCGTGTGCTCCATTTGGCATGAAATTTTCTGTTTTTGATCTCACCACGTCCAAAGCCGTTGAGATTAGCAACCCCAAGTTTCATCATCCCACCTCCGCCTCGCGAGGCTTCTCCATTCGCCCCGACACCGGTCACATAGTTGTGTTGACGAGGGTGGGCGGCAAAGACATGGTTAGCATACATCATCCGTTGACACGGCAGGTAATGAAATCCTGGTATCCGGATACGCTAGATGCGCAAGGCATTCAATGGACTGCTGATGGTCAATGGATCGTTCTGTGGGAATCTCCAGCCCAGGGCAGCCGGCTCTTCGTGTACACTGGAGACGGACACCACTTCCGAACCCTTGATGCATACGGCCTGGTACCGGAGTCCGCCACCGATCCCGAATTCGACATGCATTCAGGGATCAAAAGCTGCCAGCTCAGCTCCGATGCACAGTTGTGCGTGATTGGGGACCATACGCGGGGAATAACGGTACTTCAAGCCGGTATATGGCGATCAatgatgagattgatgcATCCCGCCGCCATCACGCCACGGGAGACACTTCAG GTGTGGCAAGAGCAAGTCAGTGGCGGAGCTGATGGACGCAATGTCCATGCCTTTTTCAGAGCGACACAAACAGTCTCTCCGCCTTCACTTTTGGACGGCCCCAAGCAATCCACAGATGCACGTTTGGGATGCTCTTCGATTCTGTTCGATGCGTCCTCCACCCTGTTGGCCACGAGGCTAGACGACTCCCCCTGCACTATATGGATATGGGATCTCGTTGCTACTGAGCTTCGCGCAGCCTTGATATTTCATTCCGCGGTAAACTTTGCGTGGCACCCGTCGGTGAGAGAGACGCTCTTGATATCTACGCAGGACGAGAAGCAGAAAGGATTGTCGTATGTCTGGGATCCATTATCGCAAGGACCAACACCGCTAGTCGCCGAGCAGTATTTGTCCACAACGAAacaatcatcatcaaagtTGCAAGTCACTTGGCTAAACCGCGAAACCGAGTCCTTGGAACTGCTGTTGTCCGACTCACATCAGTATGTCTTGTTGTCTCTCGCGGATACGGACACAGGGCCTAGCCCATGGGAGGCTGCATCAGGCGGAGCCGAGTTTGATGGACCATGGCTGGCACCATCGTCGGGACGGGACGAGGCGGAGAGCTTGGGTTCTGCGCGGCCGATTGTCATTGCGGAGGATATATCGAATCTAGACGATACCTTTTCGTTCAGATACACTTGA
- a CDS encoding zinc finger domain-containing protein (similar to Metarhizium robertsii ARSEF 23 XP_007821957.1) produces MAAELIMPTLPGDQPQSRHFLPNQQLQRPHHTRSHSYQVPRGPQISPLDTSGMPQNQVYSTPPSPKGRHGGRPMYMPAVLRPCDEFPSRKVTRCKTAGSTSSSDSDSTLRRANTAIMGIPGLSLFGQRLSRRSTGESGKTLDGEWKLDSFPEVSGLPTRLHWKPDAESTVCDDPTCKRTFNYFVRRHHCRKCGNIFCDWHSSAVLPLDQNARFNPRAGPSRTCNHCFEEVKALHSRNNSQSSSSTNSDMPPTPMNAPVAPGVTPPHKPEVAASVPRDWNWSTF; encoded by the exons ATGGCAGCCGAGCTCATCATGCCCACGCTACCTGGAGACCAGCCGCAGTCACGGCACTTTCTCCccaaccaacaactccaGCGCCCTCATCACACACGCTCCCACTCGTACCAAGTTCCCCGAGGACCGCAGATTTCACCCCTCGACACGTCGGGCATGCCTCAAAACCAAGTCTATTCTACTCCGCCCTCGCCCAAGGGTCGTCATGGCGGTCGCCCAATGTACATGCCCGCCGTGCTGCGGCCCTGCGACGAATTTCCTTCCCGCAAGGTCACGAGGTGCAAGACCGCCGGCTCTACCTCCTCCTCTGACTCGGACTCGACTCTGCGTCGCGCcaacaccgccatcatgggcatCCCCGGTCTGTCGCTCTTTGGCCAGCGACTCTCACGACGATCCACCGGCGAGAGTGGCAAGACGCTGGACGGGGAGTGGAAGCTCGACTCGTTCCCCGAAGTATCGGGCTTGCCTACCCGTTTGCACTGGAAG CCTGATGCCGAATCCACCGTCTGCGACGATCCTACCTGCAAACGCACATTCAACTACTTCGtccgccgccaccactgCCGCAAATGCGGCAACATCTTCTGCGACTGGCACTCCAGCGCCGTCCTACCGCTCGACCAAAACGCCCGCTTCAACCCTCGCGCTGGCCCCTCACGCACCTGCAACCACTGCTTCGAAGAAGTCAAGGCCCTTCACAGCAGAAACAACAGCCAGTCCTCCAGCTCCACCAACTCAGATATGCCGCCCACACCTATGAATGCCCCCGTTGCACCTGGTGTTACCCCCCCTCACAAACCCGAAGTCGCGGCTAGCGTTCCTCGCGACTGGAACTGGAGCACTTTTTAA
- a CDS encoding RNA recognition motif domain-containing protein (similar to Metarhizium robertsii ARSEF 23 XP_007821960.1): MSRLGGNEKKVIMADVEPGDKTGVYYMPICNLPFGTSWQDFKDWLRVDCEVDHVELFQSSTSGWIRLRGEDNFNKAWSRLKKEYFRNRAIIASDKNRTESIKIKELVDSRVAQFSTSARWDIAAGQSRSPETALPPSRSCMQEAVSLTSPLGMDHEFGRLPPSISCPAGPVTAIAYGGMPVLAPYTTMAESYNAIAAMRNHTLTYAPGFCYYEPPVETGLMPAGHYSGSSQYGGSQSQDSQYGSSHQSHASIHYRSTAGTPSHVPLMGVGLKLSDSDQRLGYTADEPCKVVITSIQHKARQSDVANWIRHQIGEYSSAITGMDIPLVEPKGRIRGHAFLTLMNPTAAEATVRILDQKLFQGRVVSARLTTDITTDAERIKLSKDSRPRHHRHEQFKEASRPTRQVDQIKMPRDDPKSSKASSRASTSSPSPSTQQKQPSKPPEETIKPAGPVIAHGSSTRKPDKK; the protein is encoded by the exons ATGTCCCGCCTGGGAGGCAATGAGAAGAAAGTGATTATGGCAGACGTCGAGCCAGGAGACAAGACTGGAGTTTACTATATGCCAATATGCAAT TTGCCGTTTGGCACATCATGGCAAGACTTCAAAGACTGGCTGCGTGTTGACTGCGAAGTTGACCACGTCGAGCTGTTTCAGTCAAGCACATCCGGCTGGATACGACTTCGCGGCGAAGATAACTTCAACAAAGCGTGGT CTCGCCTCAAGAAGGAATACTTCCGCAACCGAGCAATCATTGCTTCTGACAAGAACAGAACCGAATCCATCAAGATTAAAGAACTCGTCGATTCCAGAGTCGCTCAATTCAGCACCTCGGCCCGTTGGGATATAGCGGCGGGACAATCGCGCAGCCCCGAGACGGCTCTGCCTCCGTCGAGGAGTTGCATGCAGGAAGCAGTGTCTCTGACCAGTCCG CTGGGTATGGATCATGAGTTTGGTCGACTACCTCCATCGATCAGTTGTCCAGCAGGGCCGGTCACAGCGATAGCATACGGTGGAATGCCAGTTCTAGCCCCCTATACAACCATGGCAGAATCTtacaatgccattgccgccatgaGAAACCACACGTTGACCTACGCACCAGGCTTTTGCTACTACGAACCACCAGTAGAGACGGGTCTCATGCCTGCTGGACATTACAGCGGCTCCTCACAATACGGAGGATCGCAGTCACAAGATTCGCAGTATGGAAGCTCGCACCAGTCGCACGCATCAATTCACTATCGAAGTACTGCTGGGACCCCAAGTCATGTTCCTCTCATGGGCGTGGGACTAAAATTGAGCGATTCGGATCAGAGACTGGGCTATACGGCTGACGAACCTTGCAAAGTGGTGATTACATCGATACAACATAAAGCGCGACAGAGCGACGTAGCAAACTGGATCCGTCACCAAATAGGTGAATACTCATCGGCAATAACTGGCATGGATATTCCCTTGGTCGAGCCCAAAGGACGAATACGAGGGCATGCGTTCCTGACCCTGATGAATCCAACGGCCGCCGAAGCAACCGTCCGTATCCTGGACCAAAAGCTCTTCCAAGGGCGCGTGGTATCAGCCAGACTAACAACGGACATCACGACCGACGCAGAACGAATCAAGCTATCAAAGGACTCAAGGCCAAGACACCACCGCCACGAACAATTCAAAGAAGCGAGCAGGCCAACACGACAGGTCGACCAAATTAAAATGCCAAGAGACGATCCTAAGTCCTCGAAAGCCTCAAGTCGCGCATCTACTTCTTCCCCCTCGCCGTCCACCCAACAAAAACAACCCAGCAAACCCCCCGAAGAGACAATCAAACCCGCTGGGCCAGTCATCGCCCATGGATCATCGACTCGGAAGCCAGACAAGAAGTAA
- a CDS encoding molybdopterin cofactor biosynthetic protein (similar to Aspergillus clavatus NRRL 1 XP_001268641.1) → MQATGRIVFTAVPRVGHCGRASLAHLSSAVSRRHLGTSALAHESVSEVSGSLGTATPLSRQDRVRNAKPFSDFLTDTFHRQHDYLRISVTERCNLRCVYCMPEEGVPLSPNRELLTTPEIVMLSSIFVSQGVNKIRLTGGEPTVRRDILSLMHQIGALRPHGLRELCLTTNGISLHRKLDSMVEAGLTGVNLSLDTLDPWQFQIMTRRKGFDAVQRSIDRILEMNKLGAGIKLKINCVVMRGVNDREVLPFVEMTREKDLEVRFIEYMPFDGNKWSKGKMFSYTEMLDLIKEQHPGLQKVNDHKNDTSKTWHIPGFAGRIGFITSMTHNFCGTCNRLRITGDGNLKVCLFGNAEVSLRDILRKSNNGEPIEEEAYEAMKQIEMDRKQGRVSPDQRLGVAPNEAELLDIIGMAVKRKKAKHAGLGTLEHMKNRPMILIDPIPATLSGQIPTKVGRLLSTPGMIKPAQLSTHGLHLRGHMRQFSSSRQHRKSEEKEGEKKGVRLTHVSDSGSAHMVSISEKSVTSRIATALCTVRFSNQTALPLIQDNQMKKGDVLGVARVAGIMAAKRTPDLIPLCHPIAISHVTVDLQPNKVDNAIEIRATVTCDGKTGVEMEAMTAASTAALTVYDMCKAVDKGMVIDGVRVVLKDGGKSGRWELD, encoded by the exons ATGCAAGCCACCGGCAGAATCGTTTTCACTGCGGTGCCACGTGTTGGTCACTGTGGCAGAGCATCTCTCGCACATCTGTCGTCTGCCGTTTCCCGACGACATCTTGGAACCTCAGCATTGGCTCATGAGAGTGTCTCTGAGGTATCAGGCTCGCTGGGTACCGCTACACCTCTCTCTCGCCAGGATCGAGTTCGTAATGCAAAGCCGTTTTCGGACTTCCTGACAGACACATTCCATCGCCAGCACGATTACCTGAGAATATCAGTGACGGAGCGTTGCAATCTGCGATGTGTTTATTGCATGCCCGAGGAAGGGGTTCCCCTGTCTCCAAACCGAGAGCTTCTCACTACGCCGGAGATAGTGATGCTGTCATCCATCTTTGTTTCTCAAGGCGTCAACAAGATTCGTCTTACAGGTGGGGAGCCCACAGTTCGACGGGATATACTATCTCTCATGCATCAAATCGGCGCATTACGACCCCATGGCCTGAGGGAACTGTGTCTTACGACGAATGGCATATCATTGCATAGAAAATTGGACAGCATGGTTGAGGCGGGTCTCACAGGCGTTAATCTAAGTCTTGACACGCTGGATCCATGGCAGTTCCAGATTATGACCCGACGGAAGGGATTTGATGCCGTACAAAGGAGCATTGACAGAATTTTGGAGATGAACAAGCTGGGCGCTGGTATCAAACTGAAAATCAACTGCGTGGTCATGCGCGGGGTGAACGACCGTGAGGTGCTACCATTTGTCGAGATGACGCGTGAGAAGGATCTCGAGGTGCGATTCATCGAATACATGCCCTTTGACGGGAATAAATGGAGTAAAGGCAAGATGTTTAGCTACACGGAGATGCTTGATCTCATCAAAGAGCAGCATCCCGGGCTACAGAAAGTCAACGATCACAAAAACGATACGAGCAAAACTTGGCATATCCCCGGATTTGCAGGAAGGATTGGGTTTATCACAAGCATGACGCATAACTTTTGCGGCACGTGCAACCGGTTACGCATCACCGGTGATGGCAACCTAAAGGTGTGCCTCTTTGGCAACGCCGAGGTTTCACTGCGAGACATTTTGCGGAAGTCGAACAACGGAGAGCCgattgaggaggaggcgtATGAGGCAATGAAGCAAATCGAAATGGACCGAAAGCAAGGTCGTGTTTCCCCAGACCAACGTCTCGGTGTTGCACCCAATGAAGCTGAGCTGTTGGATATTATTGGCATGGCAGTCAAAAGGAAGAAGGCCAAACACGCCGGTCTTGGGACTCTGGAGCACATGAAGAATCGACCGATGATATTGATAG ATCCCATTCCAGCAACTCTTAGCGGCCAAATACCGACCAAAGTTGGTCGCCTACTCAGCACTCCTGGGATGATAAAGCCAGCACAGCTCAGCACGCATGGTCTTCATCTCCGTGGTCATATGAGGCAATTTTCAAGTTCACGACAACACAGAAAGTCtgaggagaaggaaggagagaagaagggagTCCGTCTAACTCATGTTTCGGACTCTGGGTCAGCACACATGGTTTCTATATCAGAGAAATCAGTCACCTCTCGAATAGCCACGGCATTGTGCACCGTACGGTTCTCCAATCAGACGGCGCTGCCTCTCATCCAGGACAACCAAATGAAGAAGGGCGATGTGCTCGGGGTAGCCCGTGTTGCtggcatcatggcagcaAAGCGAACGCCAGACTTGATTCCGCTCTGTCATCCGATCGCGATATCCCACGTCACGGTCGACTTGCAGCCGAATAAAGTGGACAACGCGATCGAGATACGGGCGACAGTGACGTGCGATGGCAAGACCGGGGTCGAGATGGAGGCCATGACGGCGGCATCAACGGCCGCACTAACGGTGTATGATATGTGCAAGGCGGTGGACAAGGGCATGGTGATTGACGGCGTAcgggtggtgttgaaggatGGCGGCAAGAGTGGACGATGGGAATTGGATTGA
- a CDS encoding carboxypeptidase Y precursor (similar to Aspergillus terreus NIH2624 XP_001212579.1) yields the protein MRLSTSALVLGAASSAFGLQDQKVLSNDKSTFASDFNKLGNIDFDAWTKPLREAYGNATSEAKAIWDEVSMLAPDAVNAFKKHLMDAKPKKHSRKPDSKWDHVVRGADVQNLWVKDNSGKSRRQISGKLDNFNLRVKNVDPSKLGVDKVKQYSGYLDDNDKDKHLFYWFFESRNDPKNDPVVLWLNGGPGCSSLTGLFMELGPASIDEKLKVVHNPYSWNANASVIFLDQPVNVGYSYGSGSVSNTVAAGKDIYALLSLFFHQFPEYAKQDFHIAGESYGGHYIPVFASEILSHKDRNINLKSVLIGNGLTDGYTQYEHYRPMACGEGGYPAVLDKSECQSLDNSLGRCQSLIQSCYDSESVWSCVPASIYCNNAMIGPYQRTGRNPYDIRVKCKGSNLCYDELEYISQWLNKPDVMEALGAEVDSYDSCNFDINRNFLLQGDWMKPYFRLVPGILDTIPVLIYAGDADFICNWLGNQAWTNKLEWSGHKGFSEAKSKGVYLGSGKDSKEYGKMKTHDALTFLQIYKAGHMTPFDQPEASLDFLNRWLSGSLTK from the exons ATGCGGCTGTCTACCTCCGCCCTCGTCTTGggcgccgcctcctccgcgTTCGGCCTCCAGGACCAAAAGGTTCTCAGCAACGACAAGTCGACCTTTGCCTCCGATTTCAACAAGCTTGGCAACATCGATTTCGACGCCTGGACCAAGCCTTTGAGGGAGGCCTATGGAAACGCCACCtccgaagccaaggccatctGGGATGAAGTTTCCATGCTTGCCCCCGATGCCGTCAATGCCTTCAAGAAGCATCTCATGGatgccaagcccaagaagcacTCGCGTAAGCCCGACAGCAAGTGGGATCATGTCGTGCGCGGAGCCGATGTCCAGAATCTCTGGGTCAAGGACAACTCGGGCAAATCTCGCCGCCAGATTAGCGGTAAACTCGACAACTTTAACCTTCGGGTCAAGAACGTTGACCCCAGCAAGCTTGGAGTCGACAAGGTGAAGCAGTACAGCGGTTACCTTGACGATaacgacaaggacaagcacTTGTTCTACT GGTTCTTTGAGTCACGAAACGATCCCAAGAACGATCCCGTAGTCCTCTGGCTCAACGGTGGCCCAGGCTGCTCATCCCTCACAGGCCTGTTCATGGAGCTCGGCCCCGCCTccattgatgagaagctcaaggttgTTCACAACCCATACTCGTGGAACGCCAATGCGTCCGTCATCTTCCTAGACCAACCCGTCAATGTGGGATACTCGTATGGTAGCGGCTCCGTCAGCAACACCGTTGCTGCTGGCAAGGACATCTATGCTCTCCTtagcctcttcttccaccagTTCCCCGAGTATGCCAAGCAGGATTTCCATATTGCTGGTGAATCCTACGGCGGACACTACATCCCCGTCTTCGCCTCAGAGATTCTGTCCCACAAGGACCgcaacatcaacctcaaGAGTGTCCTCATTGGCAATGGATTGACCGACGGCTATACTCAGTACGAGCACTACCGCCCTATGGCTTGTGGTGAGGGTGGCTATCCTGCCGTTCTCGATAAGTCCGAGTGCCAGAGCCTTGATAATTCTCTGGGCCGCTGCCAGTCTCTGATCCAGTCCTGCTACGACTCCGAGAGCGTCTGGAGCTGTGTTCCCGCCAGTATCTACTGCAACAACGCCATGATTGGACCTTACCAGCGCACTGGTCGCAACCCATACGATATTCGTGTTAAGTGCAAGGGCAGCAACCTTTGCTACGACGAGCTCGAGTATATTTCTCAGTGGTTGAACAAGCCTGACGTCATGGAGGCTCTTGGCGCCGAGGTCGACAGCTACGACAGCTGCAACTTTGATATCAACCGCAATTTCCTGCTGCAGGGTGACTGGATGAAGCCCTACTTCAGGCTTGTTCCTGGCATTCTGGATACGATCCCCGTCTTGATCtatgctggtgatgccgaCTTTATTTGCAACTGGCTTGGCAACCAGGCTTGGACCAACAAGCTTGAGTGGTCTGGTCACAAGGGTTTCAGTGaggccaagagcaagggTGTCTATCTTGGCTCTGGCAAGGACTCCAAGGAGTACGGCAAGATGAAGACGCATGATGCCTTGACATTCCTGCAAATTTACAAGGCCGGCCACATGACCCCGTTCGACCAGCCTGAGGCGTCTCTCGACTTCCTTAACCGCTGGCTCTCGGGCAGCTTGACTAAATAA
- a CDS encoding ThiJ/PfpI family protein (similar to Metarhizium acridum CQMa 102 XP_007812478.1), with protein sequence MKFNLISCLVGVSAASAVCRAEGNNPPEPPKNYAVAMYNSFDIIDVFGPIDVLFYLSLMKQLNLNLIAETMDPVWMRPPNQELNKFDSNFTAAFKPTHTYDNPPDNVEVLIVPGGLGMRFGNSSDIAVDYVRKTYPKLKYLLTICTGAGIAAKAGVLDGKRATTNKSAWKEVMPLGPKVKWVSPARWTIDGNIWTSSGVTSGFDLIFEFIDKIYDKEVSRKIQGAVEHVRAKDACDDPFAEWHKVPPTGDCKASS encoded by the exons ATGAAGTTCAACTTGATTAGCTGTTTGGTTGGCGTCAGCGCTGCTTCTGCGGTGTGTAGGGCTGAGGGTAATAATCCTCCAG AACCACCGAAAAACTACGCAGTTGCCATGTACAACTCCTTTGACATAATCGACGTCTTTGGCCCCATAGACGTCCTCTTCTATCTATCTCTCATGAAACAGCTCAACCTAAACTTGATTGCAGAGACCATGGATCCAGTCTGGATGCGCCCTCCCAACCAGGAGTTGAACAAGTTTGACTCCAACTTCACAGCTGCCTTCAAGCCAACGCACACATACGACAACCCGCCTGACAATGTCGAAGTCCTGATTGTACCAGGCGGACTGGGGATGAGATTCGGAAACTCGTCCGACATTGCGGTCGACTACGTACGCAAAACGTACCCCAAGCTCAAGTACCTTTTGACCATTTGCACTGGCGCGGGTATtgcggccaaggctggcgtCCTGGATGGCAAGAGGGCCACGACGAATAAGTCGGCGTGGAAGGAGGTTATGCCGTTGGGACCAAAGGTGAAGTGGGTGTCGCCGGCGAGATGGACTATTGATGGCAATATTTGGACGTCTTCGGGT GTGACGTCTGGATTTGACCTCATCTTTGAGTTTATTGACAAGATATATGATAAGGAGGTGTCGCGCAAGATTCAAGGGGCGGTAGAACATGTGCGAGCAAAGGATGCTTGTGATGATCCATTTGCGGAGTGGCATAAGGTCCCTCCTACTGGTGACTGCAAGGCATCCTCATGA